From Acidobacteriota bacterium:
GGCGCTCCTCGTCCAGGATGACGGCCTTCGTCGTCGTCGACCCGAGGTCGATGCCGATGACACACCTCATGCGCTCACCCCCATCCGGCGGGCGTCGATCATCTGGAAGTAGCTCTCGAGCCGGTTCTTGATGTTCGCGGCCGAGAAGTAGCGCGGATCGACGAGATCGGATTCGATGAACCCGCCGGGGATGCCGGTTCGCCGCTCGATCTCGCGGACCATCATCAACTGGCCCGCCGAGAACGAATTGCACGACTTGACCGAGTTGATGATGAAGCCGTCGGCGTCATAGTCCCGGATGTAACGCTCGATCATCGCGATCCGTCCGGGAAGGTTGATGTTCGTGTAGCAGCCCGCGCAGTACTCGGCGAGCGTTCCCAGCGGGTCGTTCGGATCGTGCCGAAAGCCGAAGTCGTAGACCCCGCCGACCTTGGTGTACGTGGAAGCGACGACGACCGCCCCTTCTTCCGCGAACATGCGCCAGAAGTCGCGGAAGTGGGTCCAATTCGGCGGGCCTTCGACGACGATCCGGTATTTCTGATCGTCGAGCGGACCGTCGGGGGTGATCGGACCCCGCCCCTCGGCGACCCGCTGCTCGACCTCGCGGCGCAACTCCTTGTAGTACTCGACCCCCTCCGGCGTGCCCCGGAAGGCGCTGAAGATCGGCCCGACGTAGTAGACGGCGCCGAAGTAGGCATCGATCGGGCTTGGCTTGTTCTTGGCCGACTGGAGCACCGCGACGAGGTCCTCCTCGGCCTGCGCGCTCAGCGCCAGCATCTCCTTCAGCCGGTCCTCGTCGTATTTCTTTCCGGTCACCTTTTCCAGGGCGGGAATCACCTCGTCGCGGAGCTGCTTGACCATGTACTCCTTGTGCTGCGGCTCGATGGCGCCGTCGCCCTGGTACGGGACCTGGAAAAAGACGGTCGGGCAGTCGTACTCCTCGCGGAGCAGCTCGAACCACTTCATGAAGGTATAGCAGCCGGTGTAGGACAGCAGGAGGAGGTCCGGCTTCGGCAGGCGCGTTCCCGTGGGGCCGATGTTCCCCGACTTGAGCATGCCGATGTCGCACTTGACGTAGGTGCAGACGTCCTCCGAGTGGCCGGATTTCTCCGCCTCGTTGATGAAGTCGCCGCTCCGCTTGCGCATCCCGGACTGGAGCGCATTGATCTCGGGAAGGACGGGAAGCGCCCCGAAGGAACGGATCAGCTCGGTCAGATTGCCCGGGACGAACGTGTAGACCACCGGCTCGCCGGTCTCCGGCGCTTTCTCCAGGCGTTCGAAGTGCCTGGCGATCATCTGCTTCTGGAGGACCATCGACCGATCTTTCTGGACGTCGCTCATGAGGCCTCCCCCCACAGCTTGATGGAATCGGAGAAGGTGCCGGCCTGCTCCCGGAACTGCTGGAACTGGCCGGTGTTCTCGGAGTACTTGAAGGCGATGCACGGGATCCCGGCCGCCTCGGCGCCCTTCCACAGCATCGGCTGGTCGAGGAGCGCGGGGTCGCAGAAGCTGGGTGCGGCGAAG
This genomic window contains:
- the bcrB gene encoding benzoyl-CoA reductase subunit B, encoding MSDVQKDRSMVLQKQMIARHFERLEKAPETGEPVVYTFVPGNLTELIRSFGALPVLPEINALQSGMRKRSGDFINEAEKSGHSEDVCTYVKCDIGMLKSGNIGPTGTRLPKPDLLLLSYTGCYTFMKWFELLREEYDCPTVFFQVPYQGDGAIEPQHKEYMVKQLRDEVIPALEKVTGKKYDEDRLKEMLALSAQAEEDLVAVLQSAKNKPSPIDAYFGAVYYVGPIFSAFRGTPEGVEYYKELRREVEQRVAEGRGPITPDGPLDDQKYRIVVEGPPNWTHFRDFWRMFAEEGAVVVASTYTKVGGVYDFGFRHDPNDPLGTLAEYCAGCYTNINLPGRIAMIERYIRDYDADGFIINSVKSCNSFSAGQLMMVREIERRTGIPGGFIESDLVDPRYFSAANIKNRLESYFQMIDARRMGVSA